The following DNA comes from Polyangiaceae bacterium.
TCACGCTCTACGTGTACAACTCCGCGCGCGTTCCCCTGCGCGTCACCCTCGAGCCCCGCGTCGTGTACAACACGCCTGTCTACGTCGGCTCGCGTCGCGGCTACTCGATTGCAGCCGTGGAACGTCGCGGCGTCGGCTACGCGGTTGCCACCGATCTGAACGATCGCGAGAGCGCCGAGCTAGTCGTCGCGTCCCTGCACTGACGCTGACGCGCGCGGCGCCGAGCTAGTCGGCGCGTCCCTGCGCTGACGCTGACGCGCGCGGCGTCGAACGAGTCGTCGCGTCCCTGCGCTGACGCTGACGCGCGCGGCGTCGAACGAGTCGTCGCGTCCCTGCGCTGACGCTGACGCGCGCAGCGCCGAACGAGTCGGCGCGTCCCTGCGCTGACGACGAGCTAGCGCCCCACGGTGCGGCGGCGCCGTCTGGCCAACGCCGCGAAGCCACCGAGCATCAGTAGACCCAGCGGCCCGTCAGTCCGCTTTGTCCTGCCGGAGCGGCAGCCACATCCGCCATCGTCGGCGGAGCTGCCGCTGCTTCCCTTCGCGCCGCTCGTTCCAGCTGTCCCACCGGTACCGGCGCCACCGTCGAGCCCCGCAGCGCCGCCGCTCGTGCCGGCGCCGCCATCCAGGCCCACACCACCGCCATTACCAGCTCCGCCCCCGGTGCCAGGGCCGCCGTCGGGTTTCGCGCAGGACGCGCCCTCGCAGTACTCGTAGGCTCCGATCGTCGGCGTGCTGTCCCTCGGATTGCCGTAGATGTCCGCCCAAGGCAGGTTGAGCCCGTAGGTCGAGTTCAGCGTATCTATCAGCGGCTTCGCATCTTCACCTTTGTCGATGGCGGGAGATCCGGATTGCAGCTCGCCATCGAGTGCACCCTCGTCGGTGCCGTCGCCAAAGGTGTGGATGAAGTCGTCGACGAACAGCGGGTCCGCATTGACCCCCGTCCCGCCGTAGGTGTTCACCCAGTCCGTCCACCCAGACACACTGCCCGTTTGGCCCTTGCCCGTGAACTGACCGGAAAAGCCTGGCCCTCCGGAGCTGCGCCAGAACAGATTGTTCCTGATGTCATCGACGGGAATGGCGTGCGGCAAGCTCTCCTCCAAGTTGGCCAAGCTGCCGCTGGCGTTGAACACCGCAAAGATGTTGTTGACCGTGACGGCGTCATACTCCTGGATGAAGTTCCTGCAGCGGGGACCAGCCACCACGATCGTGTTGTGAATCACCCAAGTGGGCGGCATGGGATCGTTGTCGTACCATCGCGTCCAGAGCGCTGAGTTGTGGTTGCCCGTCGGGTCCCAGACGCCCCCCATGTAGAGGTAGTTGTTGTAGATGATGACGGGATTGGTGCCTTCGGAACCGAGGATGATCGGCGTTCCACCCCCTTCGGGACTGAAGACGGAGTCGTTGATGAAGTAGTTGTTGTAGATGACGAAGCCGCTGGCGAGGTACGCCTGAAGCGCATCGGTGTGGGCCTTGGGATCCTGATTGCGTTGGTGAACGTAGTTGTCGTGGATAGTGGTTCGCTGGGCGCGCTGAATGTAGATGGTGTCCGTCTCTCCGTCGTACATCGCCGGGGACACGATCTTGGAGTTCCTGATCGTGACGTTGTCGACGGTGTAGGAGTTTGCGCCGTTGAGCATGATGCCGGCCTGACCCTGGTAGTCGTGAATGTCCATGGAATCGAGGATGATGGTGTTGGCGTTGTCCTCGACGTAGATGCCCTTGGATGCGTGGGCGCACTCGAACCCTTTGAGCGTGACGTAGCTCTTGTTCTGCACGTAGATGCTCTGTGACCTCGTTCCTCCGCCATCGATGACGACTCGACCGTCATGGCCCGAGGGACTCGACGAATACCTCCCCGCCATGATGGCGATCGGACTCCCCGCGGTTCCGCTCTTTCCTACCGTCAGTTGTTCGAAGTAGGTCTTCGAGTCGGCGCCGCCGCTGACGTAGATCGTCTCGCCGGGCTGAACCGATCCCCAGTCGATGTCCTCGAGCGACTTCCAGGCGTTGCTCCAAGACGAACCGTCGTTGCTGCCCGAGG
Coding sequences within:
- a CDS encoding right-handed parallel beta-helix repeat-containing protein is translated as MRSLALGLASFFVALSAQAADHYVDNAASGSNDGSSWSNAWKSLEDIDWGSVQPGETIYVSGGADSKTYFEQLTVGKSGTAGSPIAIMAGRYSSSPSGHDGRVVIDGGGTRSQSIYVQNKSYVTLKGFECAHASKGIYVEDNANTIILDSMDIHDYQGQAGIMLNGANSYTVDNVTIRNSKIVSPAMYDGETDTIYIQRAQRTTIHDNYVHQRNQDPKAHTDALQAYLASGFVIYNNYFINDSVFSPEGGGTPIILGSEGTNPVIIYNNYLYMGGVWDPTGNHNSALWTRWYDNDPMPPTWVIHNTIVVAGPRCRNFIQEYDAVTVNNIFAVFNASGSLANLEESLPHAIPVDDIRNNLFWRSSGGPGFSGQFTGKGQTGSVSGWTDWVNTYGGTGVNADPLFVDDFIHTFGDGTDEGALDGELQSGSPAIDKGEDAKPLIDTLNSTYGLNLPWADIYGNPRDSTPTIGAYEYCEGASCAKPDGGPGTGGGAGNGGGVGLDGGAGTSGGAAGLDGGAGTGGTAGTSGAKGSSGSSADDGGCGCRSGRTKRTDGPLGLLMLGGFAALARRRRRTVGR